The Streptomyces sp. V3I7 genome segment CCGCTGGGACTTCGTCTGGCGCTTGGGCTGCTGACGCTTGGGAGCGGCGGCCGTCACCGTGCCGTCTTCGGTCTGCGCCTCCGCGGCGACCTGCGCCTCGGCCTTCACCACAGCGCCGTCGGCCTGGGCCGCGAGGCCCGCCTTCGTCAGGCTGTTGATGAACTTGCGCTCGTTGTCGTTGCGGTCACGCCCCTTGGCGACGATCGCCTTGACGATGGCCTTCTGGCTGCGCCGGCGGATCTTGCCGTGCTGCGTGACGTGCTTGGTCAGGCGCTCCAGGTAGGCGCCCTGAGCCTTGGAACCCGGGGTCGGGTTGTTGTGGATGACGTACATCTGCTGGCCCATGGTCCACACGTTGGTGGTCAGCCAGTAGACGAGGACACCGACCGGGAAGTTGATACCGAAGACGGCGAACATGATCGGGAAGACGTACATCAGCATCTTCTGCTGCTGCATGAACGGCGTCTTCACCGTGGTGTCGACGTTCTTCGTCATCAGCTGGCGCTGCGTGTAGAACTGCGACGCCGACATCAGGATGATCATGACCGCGGTGACGATCCGGACGGCCGTCAGCGAAGCGCCGAGCGCCTCGACCGACGCGGCGCTCGACGTGAATTTCGCCGCGAGCGGAGCACCGAAGATGTGAGCCTTCTGCGCGCTCGCCAGCAGTGACTGGTCGATGACACCGATCGTCTTGTTCGACGCGATGCCGTTGAGCACGTGATACAGGGCGAAGAAGAACGGGGACTGCGCCAGGATGGGAAGGCACGAGGAGAGCGGGTTGGTACCCGACTCCTTGTACAGCTTCATC includes the following:
- the yidC gene encoding membrane protein insertase YidC — protein: MDTIASFFSFITTPVSWIIVQFHSVYGQIFGPDTGWAWGLSIVSLVILIRICLIPLFVKQIKATRAMQTLQPEMKKIQERYKNDKQRQSEEMMKLYKESGTNPLSSCLPILAQSPFFFALYHVLNGIASNKTIGVIDQSLLASAQKAHIFGAPLAAKFTSSAASVEALGASLTAVRIVTAVMIILMSASQFYTQRQLMTKNVDTTVKTPFMQQQKMLMYVFPIMFAVFGINFPVGVLVYWLTTNVWTMGQQMYVIHNNPTPGSKAQGAYLERLTKHVTQHGKIRRRSQKAIVKAIVAKGRDRNDNERKFINSLTKAGLAAQADGAVVKAEAQVAAEAQTEDGTVTAAAPKRQQPKRQTKSQRQSTASKAADEAEASSTEAPSLEKSDKPQDAKAASKPGAGARSKAQSGQRKGGSQRPKSPSKK